TTGAACTTTCGTTGTCCCCCTGCGCGCCCGTTCTGTCCCAGCCCCGCGCTGCTTCCCTCCGCAGCTCTGGGACCCCAGCACCCGCAAATCCTGTTTGGTCAGTTTTTTCGGCCCCTGGCCTGCATCTCTTGCCCACGCCCTGGGTTGCGCTGCCCGTGAATCCAATCCCACTTGGTGAGAAAAGAAGTGGAATTGGAGCCTGGGGCACGGCGCTTCCCGGGAAAAGTGGCCTCGGGCGTGAATAGGGAGGCTTCAGACGGCCGGGGCTCGGGACACTGCCTGGAAGGAGGGGGTGATTCCAATGCGCCTAAGCCGAAAGGGAACCGTTCTGCCGGCCCCTGGCGGGGAAgctgagggaaaggaaggaggtggCTGCGATGCCACCATCTGCTCGCCTTTCCTCGGGAGGAGGGTGATCCCAGGACCTGGCGCCCCTTCTCTGGCCCAGCCGGGAAGGAGGTGGCCCGCGGGAATGGTGAGGCCTCATGGCCCGGGACCTGGAGGCCGGCGCGGGTTGAGCCTGCCGTCCCCAGGCGCCTGGCCTCGCTCAAGGCTGTGtcggtgtgcatgtgtgtgcgtccGTCTGTCTGTCTCCCCAGCCTCGGAGAAGGCCCTCCTGCGAGACTCCTCCCCCGCCTCGGGCACGGACCGCGACTCTCCGGAGCCACTGCTCAAGGCCGACCCCGACCACAAGGAGCTGGACTCCAAGAGCCCGGACGAGATCATTCTGGAGGAGAGCGACTCCGAGGAAAGCAAGAAGGAAGGCGAAGCGGCGCCAGGCGCAGCCGGGGTGGGCGTAGGGGCGGCGGCGGCGACTCCGGGCGCAGAGGACTGGAAGAAGGGCGCCGAGAGTCCGGAGAAGAAGCCGGCGTGCCGCAAGAAGAAGACGCGCACCGTCTTCTCGCGCAGCCAGGTCTTCCAGCTCGAGTCCACCTTCGACATGAAGCGCTACCTGAGCAGCTCGGAGCGAGCCGGCCTGGCCGCGTCTCTGCACCTCACCGAGACGCAGGTCAAGATCTGGTTCCAGAACCGCCGCAACAAGTGGAAGCGGCAGCTGGCGGCGGAGCTGGAGGCGGCCAACCTGAGCCACGCCGCGGCGCAGCGCATCGTGCGGGTGCCCATCCTCTACCACGAGAACTCAGCGGCCGAGGGCGCGGCGGCTGCAGCCGCGGGGGCCCCGGTGCCAGTCAGCCAGCCGCTACTCACCTTCCCACACCCCGTCTACTACTCGCACCCGGTAGTCTCTTCCGTGCCGCTGCTACGGCCAGTCTGAAGCCCcagaggggtgggggagggagcgCCCGGCCTCCTCGTCCGGACCCCGGAGGAGACTGGGCCGGGCCGAGGGCGCCGAGACGTCCAGCGGCCTTCAGGAACTGGGGCTTCTGCGCGCAGCCTCGGCTTCCCCTCCCCCAGTCGGTAGCGTTTTGTAAGTATTTGCAATGCATTTTCGTGCAATTCATCCCTAATGGATTGGAGGCGCTTCCCCTCTTACTTTTGGTTTTTGGCTTATattaagagaaagcaggaacaaGACCAAATTTTCGGGTCAAATATTTCAGCCGATAGGTTTGTAAAATGTGCAGCCCTCCCCACCAAATTTCCGTTGCGCTGtggctttttggttttatttttatagaaggAAAATGAGCGCAAAACCTGAATCCctctagtttattcttttttgtttgtttcgagacggaatcttgctctatctgtcgcccaggctggagtgcagtggcgcgatcttggctcacttcaacctccacctcccgagttcaagtgtttct
The window above is part of the Rhinopithecus roxellana isolate Shanxi Qingling chromosome 11, ASM756505v1, whole genome shotgun sequence genome. Proteins encoded here:
- the HMX3 gene encoding homeobox protein HMX3, which produces MPEPGPDAPGTASAQPPAPPPAPPAPKESPFSIKNLLNGDHHRPPPKPQPPPRTLFAPASAAAAAAAAAAAAAKGALEGATGFALSQVGDLAFPRFEIPAQRFALPAHYLERSPAWWYPYTLTPAGGHLSRPEASEKALLRDSSPASGTDRDSPEPLLKADPDHKELDSKSPDEIILEESDSEESKKEGEAAPGAAGVGVGAAAATPGAEDWKKGAESPEKKPACRKKKTRTVFSRSQVFQLESTFDMKRYLSSSERAGLAASLHLTETQVKIWFQNRRNKWKRQLAAELEAANLSHAAAQRIVRVPILYHENSAAEGAAAAAAGAPVPVSQPLLTFPHPVYYSHPVVSSVPLLRPV